The window ACCGAAAATGCGGTGATACAGAGCCCGGCCCTGGTCCAGGCCGCCCTGTGCAGTTTGCAGCGGATGGGCGTGCAGATCACCATCGACGACTTCGGCACCGGGTACTCCTCACTGGCCTACCTGCGTGACCTGCCCATCGGCTGTATCAAAATTGACCGCTCGTTTATTGAAGACCTCGCCGCGCCGCGCCGCGCGCCCCAGTACGCGGTGGCCCTGATCACCGCCATCGTCAGCATCGCGCGCACCCTCGATCTGCAGGTGGTGGCCGAGGGCATCGAGACGCAGGCCCAGTTGGAGGCGGTGCGGGGGTTCGGCTGCGATTTCGCGCAGGGCTACCACTTTGCCCGTCCCCTGGAAGCTGCGGTATTGACCGAACTGCTGGACCATGGGCAGCCTAGCGTTCAACCCCACTGGCAAAAACGCCTGAACTGATAAGGGCTCCGAATAAAAAGCTATAGAATGAGGCATCAGACAGACACGCTTGACGGCCCCCCTGGCGCACGATGCCGAAGACTTCTGGCAGGTGTACACCGCGAGCACCTGTGCCGTGGAACGGCGCAGGGCGCAATTCTTCGCGCTGCTCGCCGAAGGGCGGCACCCGAGCGAGGTCTTGCACGTCACCCGGTACAGTCAGTTCACCGCCTATGAACTCATGGCGAGGTATCGCGAGTTGGGTCTGGCGGGGCTGCGTGATGGGCGGCAAAACAACCGGGGCGCCCCACGCGTGTTGACTGCCGAGCAGCAGCAAGAAGCTTGCTGCTCGATTGCAAGCGGATTTTGAACAGGGCATCGTGTGGTCAGGCAAAGACGTACAGACGTGGGTGCTCGAACAGTGTGGCAAGACGGTGTACCTGGGCCGCACCTATGAATTTATGCGGGCAGCGGGGTTCTCCCCGCAAAAACCCCGGCCCCCTCACGTGAAAGGTGATGAAACGGTCAAAGCCGACTTCAAAACAAAGGGCTAACGGAGACGCTCCGCCGTGCGGAGCGTCTCCATCCTCGGGTGTCGCTGTGGTGCCTGGACGAACATCGACTGGGTCTCAAGCCAATTCGCCGAAGGGTCTGGGCGCCCACGGGTCAGCCCTTCACCTGTCCGGTCAAGCCCGCCTACGAATGGCTGTATCTGTACGCGTTCGTCAATCCAGAAACCGGCGAAAGCCGGTTCTGGCTGGTGCCCGTCCTGAACAAGCAGGCCTACAGCGCCGTCATGACGGCTTTTGCCCACAGTGTCGGCGCGGGCGCCGACCATCACGTGCTCGTGGTCCAGGACGGCGCCGGTTTCCATGTCCCTGCCACGCAGGGACAGTCCCCAGGGATCCAGACCGTCACCCTGCCACCCTCTGCCCCAGAGTTGCAGCCCGCCGAGCGGCTCTGGGCGCTCACTGACGCCACCGTGGCCAATCGAGCATTCGACACCCTGGACGACTTCTCGGAGGTGCTGGCCGAACGTTGCACCTGGCTTGAAACACAGCCGGACCTCCTCACCCAGCACACCCTCTTCCACTGGTGGCCTCTATCAACCAACTAATCGGAGTCCTGTGAGAGCGCAGATCCAGCCCCTGAAGGACATGATGTGGTCTTCCAATTTTCTTACAGACTCACTATATTAAGGAATCTAAGAAACTTTCACGGAGGCTTCATGTTCCACACAGTCATGCCAGTGCTGAGCTGTCCCATCGAACCCAACCTCGATCGTGCCGAAGTGTTGCGGCGGATCTGTGTGCGTCCGCCGTATTTCGCGCTTGAACGGATGCAGTTGCACCGCGAAGAACTGGTGGCCGAGGTGCACGCGGAGTTGCCCCGCAGCGCAGAACTCGGCCCCATTCAGGGCGCGGAACTGAGCCGCCACGCCGCCATCGCCGGGCTGTGCGTGGCCGCCCTGGCCCAACCCGACGATCAACGCCGCTACTACCTGGCCCAGCGTGCCACCTACCGGGGTTTTGAAAGCAACGCCCCGTACGGCTCCAGCGTGACGCTCCGGGCTTCGTTGCTGAACCTGACCCGGCGTGAGGCCACGGCCCGTATCCAGGCATCCGCCGCGGGTCTCCCACTGGCTGATCTGGAGGTTCAGTACACCATCCTGACCGACAGCGCCTTTGCCCGCCTGTTTCGCTCGCGTCAGCGCCCGGACTTCGTGGCCCAGACCGTGGACCGCATGCCCCCGCTGCCCGAAGGACAGCTCTCTCATGTCGGTGACACCTGGACCCGCCGCATTGCCGAAGTGCCGGCCGAGGCCTGTGCCGGTCACTTTGACGGCTACCCCGCCATGCCGGTGGCCATCCTGATGGGTCAGCTGTCGCAACTGGCCGGACTGAGTCTGGGCCAGGGCCAGCCGTTCTGGATTCCGCAGGCCAGTGTCGAGGCCCAGGATTTCTGCTGGGCCGGCGAGTCGGTGGCCTTCGAAGCACAGGCCAATGCCCATCAGGGCCTTCAACACGATTTTGCGTGCCGGGCCGAGGCTTCGGGACGAACGGTGGGCCAGATGCAATTGACCCTCCAGCGGGCTGCCGAAATTTGCTCGTGATGTGACGGTCTTGTGAATGAGGAGGCCTATTGGTAGTCCGTTGACACTGAAAGTTTTGGCGTCCCACACATAGCTTAAGTGACATAGAGCCGAAGAGGTACGCCTCTTCCTACCTGTTCAAGCAGCTGTAGAAGGCGTCGTGGTGGGCGCTCCGTTGAATAGGCGCGCCAAGCCTGCCAGATCCAGACGAATGGCCCCAACCACAGGCGTACCTGATGCAGCAACACACTCCACCCAGGCAGATGCGATGCATCTGCCTGGGTGGACTCATCGCCCTTGGATGGAGGCGAATGCTCAGCCCACCAGTGCAGGAAGCAGAATGCGGCGCACACCAGACTCCAATGCCGCCGAAGGGCGATGTCCGATCGAGCCTGGCAATGCGTCCAGCCCAGATGCTGCTTGATCTCCCGGTAAGCCTGCTCGA of the Deinococcus aerolatus genome contains:
- a CDS encoding helix-turn-helix domain-containing protein, yielding MTAPLAHDAEDFWQVYTASTCAVERRRAQFFALLAEGRHPSEVLHVTRYSQFTAYELMARYRELGLAGLRDGRQNNRGAPRVLTAEQQQEACCSIASGF
- a CDS encoding helix-turn-helix domain-containing protein, whose amino-acid sequence is MWSGKDVQTWVLEQCGKTVYLGRTYEFMRAAGFSPQKPRPPHVKGDETVKADFKTKG